TAATGTGGGGAAGAGACCTGAAATTTTTTTGGATCACTAAAAATGCTTGGAAGGATAAGCTCCACCAAAATCCAATGGTCAAATTCTATCTTAAACTGAAGAAAACAAGGGATCGGCTATCCCAGTGGAATAAAGTCCATTTCAAAATGATTGGACATTGAGCGAGTGAAGCTAGATTTTCGCTGTAGCAATTAGAAAATAGAGACAATGTGAATGTAGAGGAACTGACTGGAGCTAGGGACAAATTGAATGAGGCTCTTGCCAGAGAAGAGATTTTCTGGAGGCAAAAGTCAAGAGTTAAATGGCTGCAACAGGATGATAGCTGCACTAAATTTTTCATGGCAACAACTGTtatcagaagaagaagaagaaacttcaTTCAAGAGCTACGAATGGATGATGGTACTTGGGAAAGAGATCCTAAAAACATTGCTAAAATGTGCATTATGAAATTTAACAACATCTTCGTCGACAAGAGAACGTCTGTTCTCCTTACACTGAAATGCCTCGATGGATGTCATATCTCGCCCCAAGATAATGAACGTCTGAAAGCTATCCCTACGGAGAGGGAAATTGAAATGTGTATTCGATCTATGGGGCAAGAAAGAGCTCCTGGACGTGATGGAATATCCACGGGTTTCTACCTGCAGCATTGGCCTACGGTTAAAAGAGATGTGTTTGACATGGCCACACACTTTTTTTCAGAAGTTTTGAGCTTCCACAGTTCATAAACACACACAATCATTGTGTTAATATCAAAGATCAAAAGTGCACAAGCGGTGTCAATGATTACAGACCAATCGCACTATGTAATGTTGCCTACAAATGCATCTCCAAAATATTAGCGCTAGATGATGACTCTAATAAAGATTTTGTTGAACCAACAACGAAACCGATCATGGTTCTTtgaagaaaaaattacaaaggaAAGAGTTAGATTCCTGAAGTTAGGATGGGGAAGAAGCATGTGGATGAAATTCCTAAGGTTTGGTTTCAATTTCTTTTCGGTTTTGCCCTAATTTTGAAATGTTGTCTTTGTTTTATTTAGTGTTTTTTCTTGTAAGTTTGGTTATAgggttttatatattttatttatttttttgttttcttagtGATAGGTTTTATGATTTAGAATATTGTTAGATTTAggttaattttagtttttttttggcATAAATAGTTGTTTATTGATgtatttatttctattcaatttagactttattttgtaatgaatatttgtactgttttttttttttttatatatatatttttagtattcTTTGGCCGATTGTTTACcattttttgggttttggaaATGCATGTACCCTGCTTCTGATCACTATAGATCGAAAGTGGCCTCCACTTAATTGGAGTAACAATATCATTTAGAAGCTTAATTCTATTTTTTCAGGAAATGTTAAGAATTTGTTCCGTGCAAcccaattttataaatttttagaatACTCCTCTGTTCAAATTGTTTCCTCAAGCTGTTCATGGTATTCTCTTAAGAGAGATATAGTAGTCCAATTcgaatgaattttgggaaaacaTTGCTGGTCCATGCGTTCATTTTAGCGTTGAGGAGTTCACCTTGAATATGGGTTTGGATATAttttatagttttgtattttattttcatgCTCATGTTTACATGTTTCTGAATTatgtcaatatatataatatttaattcaatGATGAAATAACTTTTATGCAACCTATCTAATTAGTAAACCAAGGAatatagttacaaaaattatttgaatctttgaattattgtattatgtatAACACATTTTTACAATTATCAATCAACGATTGGACAACTTTTAAAGATTCAAGAAAATAGTCTGTGTAATAAGAAAAGTTTTAGAACTTCcccttaatattttaattatataatgttGATAATGCTTTATGTTTTGTTAATATTTTGGATATGGTATATACCCTTAAAACAATAGTTATGCAACTATGAGTTTCTCATGTAAAGAAGGAGGTGTTGTTAGTTGCTATGTTACTGACCACGTTCACACACAATGGATATCTTGTGAAGTCAGGTTCTTTCAGTTTTAGTTGTATATGTATAAGAATAGGCTTGGATCTTCTTTTATCCTCAATGGTTGGTATCCTTCTTTCACCTGGTATTTCACTTGTAGTTCAGTGTGCTCTTGGTTGTATTCCAGCACTTGTTTCAACTTGTGTACTAGTTCTTCATATTTGCAATTAATAGATGAATTGACCACAAACTTCGTGATTTGCATAATTCATTCGTCGATTAAAttgtctattaataaatatgaaaaacagAATTGTGCTTTTTTCCTGACAGTTTAAAAATTTAAGCATTGTAAGTCAACTATGGGATAACTGTCATAAAACTGTAATGCAACAGTTATATTTGCTGTGAGGCAACTAATATTAAACCTTAAAACAACTAATAATGCCCCCTATGTAATACAAATAAAACTTACCACAATCGAGTTTTCTCTGTATGAGTCGTGTATTGCTAATTTCGATATATAGTAGTAGCACTACAAGAAATATCccttttgccagcacatttttATGTTAGCAAAAGTCTagtattgcgctggtaaaatgAAATTTACTTTTGATGTACTGGTAAAAGGGGTTGGCAAATCAACGTTgatattagaacttttgccagcacaaaatgAAAAGTGCTAGCAAAAATGACTCTTCCCAACACGTAAATACGGTGGTAAAAGTTAAATTTTTGCCACTACAAATTTGTTAGTATTTTTCTTGTCACTGATTAACAATCAATTATACCTTAATAATATTATGTGAAGAAATAATTGTTAGAATTCTGTAAACCAACTTTATAACAACCAAaggaatatatattaataaaactaatcatgttataatttttttttaaagagatTTGTGTTGAATTGTCGATATGAAACACCTGCAAATATCGTAAAAACTATTATCTCTTTATCAGTTTGTAATCATTTATATGTCAAGTTTCAGGCATTAGTAAAATGTAAATGCAACTacataaaaacttaaaaatcaaaacaatatTTTTGTGTACGTGACTCTAgataaattcaatttttttttgttattcgtGATTTGATATGAATAAACCTACTATTAAAAATCTGGAAAACAGTGTTAATGCAACGTAATAAACATTAGCTAGTGtacttgatatatatatatatttttcttcagTTTTTACTTGATTTGGATTAATCGGGAACTCTAGATCTATTTTAAACAGATCTACATTTTATGATTCTGAAAAATGAAATTAGGAGAATTAATTTTCTAGAATTCGAATTATAATTCACATTTGAATTTTTCtttcaaacaattttttttttgcaaaatttTGCATCAATTAGTAATTGTAAATAGTTGGATTGATTAGAGTACTCTTCTTCTCAGGTGATGTCACTGGaattattacaaaaaatcttatttttagtcacaacaaaatttgtgattaaaaataaaaaagtttgattaattataaatcatcattcaTATGTTCGGACTAAAAAGTCTGTagctaaaggtattagtcacaaaaaacacaatttattgtacttattgtgactaaaactaaattagtgacaacttgtttctaaatactatgttttagtcacaagtaagcTTTtgctgtgactaaaagtcacatttaatcacaaaaaaattatgctgtaactaaaagtaagagtttttttttatagtaaattAATAATTGATCTTCGACTGGCTAGATTGTTTTGCTGTTGCCGTCCTTGtttaaagttttataatttttttttatcttgggCCAAGCCTTGATTCATTTCTGCAGAAAAAGTTAATTTACCaggtaatataatatatttatataaatttagaaatatatatatatactgtataAGGGTCGTGGaaaaagttaatttataattatatatataaaaacagtCTCACAATCAAGGAACGTTGTATCTGCGCTATGCTCATATAAttgtaatattatataaatatacataatacatTTATTGTAACGTAATTAATTTGCTCATAATATATGTGGCCAATTGGCTTTAAAATACATATTAACTGCggcatttaatttaataatgttAATATAATCTTTGGTTTACCAATAAATTGTACTAATTATACTATAATGAGTACTGTATATACCATTAATTCAGAAACAATGGATAATATTCACGGTATATTATGAACGAGTCGACTGGCAcagtaaatacatatataattcaattttttattaatttttttaaaataagaaaatcaGAGATGAAAGATTATTAAATTATCCAATTGTCGTAGCTAGAAGATTTATAGTTAGCTCCAAGaaaagaatataataaaatgggAGCAAAACTTTCGAGTAAGAGAAAAACATATAAGGAAAacacacacatacatatatatatattatattatattaaattatagtggtttatttttcttattatatatatttaataaaatatgggaATAATGATCAGAGTAATAACAATTTTTGTAGGCATGCTCTTATTCCAGTTCTTAGTCGCTTTTGCAGACAAGGGAACCGCAACTTTCTACACACCTCCATATACCCGTAAGTTAAAAGAGATGTATTGATACATCTTTATCTGTTTTTTACCACCCGAAatacaaattttttctcatgctcatgtaaattataggtatttaagatattccttaaaaaaatttctCGTGTAAACAGTGTGTTACACACTTGACTATTCTATTTcgaatgaatatatatataggactTTAGTTCACACCCAATTAAGTAAAAGTTTTGTATATAATACAGCGTCTGCATGCAATGGATTCGAAGAGGAAGGAGTTATGATAGCAGCAGCAAGCGAAGCCATATGGGATGATAAGGGCGCATGTGGAAGAATGTATAAGGTGAGATGCATCGGCGGCAC
This Cannabis sativa cultivar Pink pepper isolate KNU-18-1 chromosome 6, ASM2916894v1, whole genome shotgun sequence DNA region includes the following protein-coding sequences:
- the LOC133039113 gene encoding EG45-like domain containing protein — protein: MDNIHGMLLFQFLVAFADKGTATFYTPPYTPSACNGFEEEGVMIAAASEAIWDDKGACGRMYKVRCIGGTNQGVSNPCRGGGSIVVKIVDLCPSPGCRGTIDLSQEAFAMIADPNEGKINIKFTQ